The region GAGCTGATCCCCCAGCTCAGCGAGGGCGAGTTCTTCTTCGAGGCCACCCTGCCCGAAGGCGCCTCGCTCGCGGCGACGGACCGCGCCCTGCAGGTCATGGAGCGGGCGGCCGCCGCCGAACCCGGGGTGGCCGTGCAGTACGCGACCGTCGGCAGCCGGCTGGTCTCGGGCGGCCTGTCGGTGAACACGCGGGCCGAGAACCTCGGCCAGCTCAACGTGGTGATGAAGGACCGCGGCGACGGCGCCGCCGAGGCGGCCGTCGCCGACCGCATGCGCGCCGCTTTCGCCGACCTGCCCGACCTCGAGGCGCGCTTCGGCCGCCCGTCCTACTTCACCCTCAAGACGCCCGTCGAGGTGCTCGTCTTCGGCGACGACCTCGAGGATCTGCGGGCCTACTCCCTGGAGATCGCCGCGGACCTGGCCGGGGTGCCGGGGCTCGTCGACGTGCGCTCGTCGCTCGAGGCGGGCAACCCCGAGCTGCAGGTGGTGTTCGACCGCGAGCGGCTGGCCGCGCTGGGCCTCGACATGGGCGTGCTGTCCGAGACGCTCAAGAACCGCGTCCTGGGCGTGGTGCCGACGCGCTTCAAGGAGGAGGACCGGCAGATCGACATCCGCCTGCGCAACCGCGAGAGCGACCGCCACACGGTCGAGGACGTGCGCAACTTGGCGCTGCCCGGCCCCGACGGCACCACCCTGCGCCTGACCTCCGTGGCCGACGTGTCCGAGGACCGCGGCCCGGCCGAGATCCACCGCTTGCAGCAGCAGCGCGCCGCCGTCGTCTCGGCGAACGTCGAGGGGCGCAGCCTGGGCGCGGCCGTCGTCGACGTGCGCGCCGCGCTGGCCGGCCTGCCGCCGCCCCCGGGCCTGACCGTCGAGCTGGGCGGCCAGAACCGCGAGATGCAGGTGAGCTTCAACAGCCTGCGCTTCGCGATCATGCTGGCCGTCTTCCTGGTCTACCTGGTCATGGCGGCGACCTTCGAGTCGTTCCTGCACCCGCTGCTGGTGCTGTTCACGATCCCCATGGCCCTGATCGGCGTGGTGCCAGCGCTGCTGCTGACCGGCACGCCCGTCACCGTCATCGTCCTGATCGGGGTGGTGATCCTGGTGGGCATCGTGGTCAACAACGCCATCGTGCTCGTCGACGCCGTCAACCGGCTGCGCCGGGCGGGCCTGCCGAAGGGGGAGGCGATTGTCCGCGCCGCGCACCTGCGGCTGCGGCCGATCCTGATGACGACCCTGACCACGGTGCTGGGCCTGCTGCCCATGGCCCTGGCCTGGGGCGAGGGAGCCGAGCTGCGCGCGCCGCTGGCGATCACCGTGGCGAGCGGCCTGCTGCTGAGCACCCTGCTGACGCTGATCGTGATCCCGGCCGCCTACCTCGTCGTGCCGTCGCGCATCGGCGACGAGCGCTAACCGAAGGGGAGACCGCGGGCATGACGCTGCCGGAAATCGCCATCAAGCGGCCCGTATCGATGCTGATGCTGCTCGCGAGCATCGTGCTGCTGGGCGTGGTCGCCCTGACGCGCCTGCCGCTGGCGTTCATGCCGGACATCCAGGAACCCGAGCTGTTCGTGCAGCTCCCCTACGAAAACGCCTCGCCCGAGCAGGTCGAGCGCATGGTGGTGCGGCCGGTCGAGGACGCGCTCGGCTCGGTCAAGGGGCTGCAGAGCCTGTGGTCGAGCTGCGACGGCGAGGGCGGGCGCATCCGGCTGGGCTTCGACTGGGGCGCCGACCTGCACCTGGCCCGCACCGAGGTCTGGGAGCGGATCGACCGCATCCGCGGCGACCTGCCCGAGGACCTCGGCGACATCCAGGTCAGCACGAGCTGGGACTCGCGCGATTCGGAGTCGCCGATCCTGGAGGGCCGCCTCAGCTCGCCGCGCGACCTCAGCGAGAGCTACGACCTGCTCGAGCGCAAGATCATCCGGCCGCTGGAGCGCGTGCCCGGCGTGGCCCAGGTGCGGCTCGACGGGGTCAACCCGCGCGAGGTGCGCATCAACCTGCGGCTGGCCGACCTGGAGCTGCACGGCATGGACGTGCGCGACGTGTCGCGCCGGCTGCGCACGGGGAACTTCGACCAGTCCCTGGGCCGGATCGTGGAGGGCGACGCCCGCTGGACGCTGCGCACCGTCGGCACCCTGTCCACCGTGGAGCAGATCCGCGCCCTGCCGCTGCGCGCCGACGGGCTGCGGCTGTCCGACGTCGCCGACGTCGTCTACCAGGAGCCGCCCCTGGAGTACGGCCGGCACCTCGACGGCGACTTCGCGATCGGCGTGAGCGTGTCGCAGGAGTCGCGCGCCAACACGGTCGAGGTCTGCGACGCGCTGGCGGCCGCCATCGAGCGCATGGGGGACGACCCCGAGCTGCAGGACGTCAACTTCCTGGTCTGGTTCAGCCAGGGCGCGGAGATCCGCAAGACCCTGGGCGACCTGTCGTTCACCGGGGTCTTCGGGGCGGTCCTGGCCGCGGCGGTCCTGTTCCTGTTCCTGCGCCGCGTCTCCTCCACCGTCGTCGCGGTGCTGTGCATCCCGTTCTCCCTGATCGTGACCTGCGGCATCGTCTGGGCCCAGGGCAAGTCGCTCAACACGCTGACGCTGCTGGGGCTGATCGTGGGCGTCGGCATGCTGGTGGACAACGCCGTCGTGGTGATGGAGAACATCTTCCGGCACCGCGAGGAGGGCGCCGACCCCGTGACGGCGTCGCGCGAGGGCGCGCGCGAGGTCGCCAACGCCGTGACCGCCGCCACGCTCACCTCGGTCATCGTCTTCATCCCGCTGATCTTCAACAAGCCCAGCGAGATGAACGTCTACCTCAAGGAGCTGGCGATCACGGTCTGCCTGGCCCTGCTGGCCTCGCTGTTCATCAGCCAGACCCTGATCCCACTGGCGACCGCCTGGTACGTCCGCTCCGCGCCGCGCCCCCGCGGACGCTGGATGACCGGCCTGGAGCGGGGCTACGAGTCGCTGCTGCGGCTCAACCTGCGGCGCCGCTGGCTGGCGCCGCTGATCGGCCTGGCCGTGATCGCCTCGGCGGTCTACCCCTTCACGCACCTCGAGATGAACTTCGAGGCCTCGAACACCGAGCTGTACGTCCAGGTCAACTACGACTACAGCGAGGAGCTGAGCCTCGAACGCAAGGAAGCCCTCATCACGCAGGTGGAGCAGGGCCTCGAGCCGCACCGCGCCGAGCTGATGGCGCGCTCGATCTACAGCTTCTGGACCGACAACTGGAGCATGACCCGCGTCTACCTGGAGGAGGGCAAGGCGGACGCCGCGAACATCGCCCGCGTGCGCAACACGCTGCGCGGCTTGCTGCCCGAGATCCCGGGCGTGCGCCTGGACGTGCAGGAGGAGAGCCAGGGCTGGCGCCACGGCGGCGGGCGGCGGGTCGCCTTCCAGCTCGTGGGCGAGGACACCGAGGTGCTCATGCAGCTGGCCGAGGAGGCCACCCAGCGCGTGGCCGCCATCCCGGGCCTGCTGGACGTGGGCGCGCGCCAGCAGGAGGCCCAGCAGGAGCTGCACATCGAGCCGGACCGCGAGCTGATCGCCAGGTACGCGGTCTCGCCGGACCAGGTGGCCGACGTGGTGGGCCTCACCTACCGCGGCCGGCGGCTGCCGCGCTTCCGCACCGAGGACGGCGAGCGCGAGATGCGCCTGACGCTCGAGGAGCAGAAGACCGAGAGCCTGTCGCAGCTGTCGAACCTGCCGCTGGTGACCGCCGGCGGGGACCGGGTGCCCCTGGCCGCCGTCGCCGACTTCGTGCAGAAGCCCGGCCGCGAGCGCATCGAGCGCGACAACCGGCGCACCAGCGTCTGGGTGGGCGCCCGCTTCGAGGAGGGCACCAGCGACCGCTTCACGCCGCTGATCACCGCCGCGATGGAGGGCATGACCTTCCCCTACGGCTACTCCTGGACCTTCGGCGCCTGGCAGGAGCGCCGCCAGGAGCAGTCGCAGGAGTTCCTGACGAACCTGCTGCTGGCGCTGCTGCTGGTCTACGCGGTGATGGCCGGGCTCTTCGAGTCGGCCCGCCAGGCCCTGGCGCTGATGGTCTCGCTGCCCTTCGCCGTGGCCGGCGCCGCCTGGACGCTGCACCTGACCGGCACGGACTTCGACCAGCCGGCGGCGATCGGGCTGCTGCTGCTGATCGGCATCGTGGTGAACAACGGCATCGTCATGCTCGAGCACATCAACCAGTACCGCCGGCGCGGCATGGACCGCACCGAGGCGATGGTCCGCGGCGGCCGCGAGCGGCTGCGCCCGATCCTGATGACCGCCCTGACCACGCTGCTCGGCCTGCTGCCGATGGCGATCCAGAAGCCGTCGCTGGGCGGCGTCTACTACTACTCGATGGCCCTGGTGATCATGGGCGGGCTGTTCGTCAGCACCTTCCTGACGTCGGTGCTCCTGCCCACCACCGCGACCCTGTCCGAGGACATGTTCTCGATCCTGGGCGGACTGCCCCGGCGGCTGCGCCATCGGCGGCCTCCGGCCGCCGCGACCGCCGACCCTGTCGCCGAAGACTGACCAAGCTTCCCCGACCCGAAGGAGAGCCCCATGAGACGACCGACGCTCGTGCTCCTCTGCTGCGCGCTCGCGGCTGTCGCCGCGCCCGCGGTTGCGGCAGAGGCCCGCCTGCTGCGCATGCCCGACGTCTCGGCCGAACTGGTCGCCTTCGTCCACGCCGGCGACGTGTGGCTCGCCGACCGCGACGGTGGCGAGGCCCGCCGCCTGACCACCTTCGACGGCTTCGAAGCCGCGCCGAAGTTCTCGCCCGACGGCCGGCAGGTCGCGTTCTCCGGGAAGTACGACGGCAACCTCGACGTCTACGTGGTCGGCGTCGAGGGCGGCGAGCCGCGGCGACTGACCTGGCACCCGGGCGACGACGTCGTCCGCGGCTGGACTCCCGACGGCTCCCGCGTGGTGTTCGCGTCGGGGCGCGAGACGGTGCCGCGGTCGCAGCCGAAGCTGATGACCATCGGCCTGCAGGGCGGCCTGCCCGAGGCGCTGCCCCTGCCGCGCGCCACCGCCGGCGCGCTCTCGCCCGACGGCAAGCGCCTGGCCTACCAGCTGGTCGAGCCCTGGGAGGCCGAGTGGCGCAACTACCGCGGCGGCCAGGCCCAGCCGATCCGCGTCGTCGACCTCGCCACGCTCGCGGTGACCAAGCTGCCCTGGGACGGCAGCAACGACCTCGCCCCGGTCTGGCTCGGCGGCACGATCTTCTTCCTGAGCGACCGCGACCTGGCCATGAACGTCTGGGCCTACGACGTCGCGACCGGCGCGCTGACCCAGCGGACGCACTTCAAGGAGTTCGACTGCAAGAACCTGGGCGGCGGCGCCGGGCGCCTCGTCTTCGAGAACGGCGGCCGCCTCCACGCGCTGGACGCCGCGGGCGGCGAACCCCGCCCCGTGACCGTGACCCTGGAAGGCGACTTCCCCGCAGCCCGCCCGCACTGGGAGGACGTCGCGAAGCTGATCGTCGACATGGCCCTCTCGCCGGCGGGCAAGCGCGTGGCCTTCGAAGCCCGCGGCGAGATCTTCACCGTGCCGGCCGAGAAGGGCGATATCCGCAACCTCACCAACAGCCCGGGCGCCGCCGATCGCGCCCCGGCCTGGTCGCCCGACGGCCGCCTGCTCTCCTGGTTCTCCGACGAGAGCGGCGAGTACGCCCTGGTGATCGCCGACCAGTTCGGCGGGAACCGCCGCACGGTGCCGCTGCCGAATCCCACGTTCTACTACACGCCCCGCTGGTCCCCGGACTCGAAGCACCTCGCCTTCGGCGACGCCGACCGCGTGCTGTGGGTCGTGGACGCGGCCGGCGGCGCGCCGACCCGGATCGACAACGAGGGGTTCGCCAGCCCCGAGCGCCTCATCGCCCCGGTCTGGTCGCCCGACTCCCGCTGGATCGCCTACAGCAAGCGCCTGACGAGCCAGTTCAACGCCGTGTGCGTGTACTCGCTCGACACCGGCAAGTCGACCCGCGTCACCGACGGCCTGGCGGACGCCGTGTCGCCGGCCTGGGACGCCTCGGGCAAGTACCTGGCGTTCCTGGCCAGCACGGACTACGGCCTGAACGTCGGCTGGCTGGACATGAGCTCCTACAACCAGCCGCTGAACCGCTCGCTCTACCTGGCGGTGCTGGGCAAGGACGAGCCGTCGCCCCTGAAGCCGCAGAGCGACGACGAGGAGCCGAAGGCCGAGGAAACGGACAAGAAGGATGAGGGCAAGAAGGACGACGAGAAGAAGGAGGAGGTCGTCGTCCGCATCGACTTCGCCGGCCTCGACCAGCGGATCGTCGCCCTGGACGTGCCGCCCCGCAACTACGAGCGGCTGGTCGCCGGCGCCGCCGGCAAGTTCTTCTACGCCGAGAACGTCCCGAACCAGCCGGGCCTGACCCTGCACGCCTACGACCTGGAGAAGCGCGAGACCACGAAGCTCACCGAGGGGATCCTCGCCTACCGCGTGTCGGCCGACGGCCAGAAGCTCCTGCAGGCCAAGACCGGCGAGAAGTTCCTCCTGACCGGCGCCGACGGCAAGGCCGAGGAGGGCAAGGGCGAGCTCGACCTCTCGGCGCTGCGCATGAAGGTCGACCCCGCCGCGGAGTGGCGGCAGATCTTCCGCGAGGCCTGGCGCTTCCAGCGCGACTTCTTCTACGTCGAGAACGTCCACGGCCTGGACCTGGACTGGGCCTACCGCGCCTACGCGCCCTGGGTCGAGCACGTGCGCCACCGCGCCGACCTCACCTACGTGCTGGACATCCTCGGCGGCGAGACCTGCATCGGCCACTCGTTCACCGGCGGCGGCGACGAGCCCGAGGTCGAGACCGTGCCGGTCGGGCTGCTGGGCTGCGACTTTGAGGTCGCGGACGGCCGCTACCGCCTGCGCCGGATCTACACGGGCGAGAACTGGAACCCGGAGCTGAGGGCGCCGCTGAGCGGCCCCGGCATCGACGCGCGCGTGGGCGACTACCTGCTCGCGGTCGACGGCGTCGAGCTCACGGCGGGCATGAGCCCCTACAGCCTGTTCGACCGCAAGGCCGACCGCCAGACGATCCTGACGCTCAACGACAAGCCCGACCCGAAGGGCGCGCGCAAGGTGACCGTCGTGCCCGTCGCCGACGAGGAGCCGCTGCGCCAGCGGGCCTGGATCGAGGACAACCGCCGCCGCGTCGACGAGCTGTCGGGCGGCAAGCTGGCCTACGTCTGGATCCCGGACACCGGCGGCGAGGGCTACGCCGCGTTCCTGCGCGGCTACTTCGCCCAGCAGGACAAGCGGGGCGCCGTGATCGACGAGCGCTACAACCACGGCGGCTCGATCGCCGACCTGATGGTCGACGTCATGAACCGCAAGCTGCTGGGCTTCTTCAACAACCCGGTGGGCGACCGCCAGCCGTTCACCGCGCCCAACGGCGCGATCTGGGGCCCGAAGGTGCTGGTCATCAACGAGATGTCCGGCTCGGGCGGCGACATGCTGCCCTACATGTTCCGCAAGCTGGGGATCGGCCCGCTGGTGGGCACGCGCACCTGGGGCGGGCTGGTCGGCATCTGGGACGTGCCCGGGCTGATCGACGGCGGCTTCATCACCGCCCCGCGCGGCGGCTTCTACGACACCGACGGGAAGTGGGCGGTCGAGGGCGAGGGCGTCGCTCCCGACATCGAGGTCGAGGAGACGCCCGCCGCGGCGCGCGAGGGCCGCGACCTGCAGCTCGAGGCGGCGGTGGCCGCGGCGCTGGACCGGCTGCCGGGCGCGAGCGTGGAGATCCTGCCGCAGCCGGCCGACCCGGTGCGGTCGCGGCGGCCGCGCTAGTTTTCCCCGCAAGCAGACGAAGGGCCCCGTCTCCGGCGGAGACGGGGCCCTCTCGCGTGGCGGCGACGACCTACAGTTCGATGCCCATCAGCTTCGCCAGCTCCGTCACGCCGCGGTCGAACTTGCCCAGCGCCGCCTCGATGGCGTCGGGACGCGTCAGGTCCACGCCCGCCTTCTTCAGCAGCGCCAGCGGCGGCTCGCTGCAGCCGCCCTTGAGCATCTCCAGGTAGCCGTCGACCGCGGGCTGGCCGTTCGCCTTGACGTTCTCGGCGATGGCGATGCCGCAGCTCAGGCCCGTCGCGTAGCTGTAGACGTAGTACTTGTAGTAGAGGTGCGGGATGTAGGCCCATTCCAGGCCGTCGTCCTCGCCCAGGGTGTAGCCCGGCCCGTAGTAGCGCTGCACGAGGTCGCGGTAGGTCGCGTCCAGCAGCGACGCCGTGACCGGCGTGCCGACCTCGACGAAGCCGTGCACCTTGCGTTCGAACTCCGAGAACAGGGTCTGGCGGTAGATGGTGGTGCGGATGCCCTCCAGCTCCTCGACCAGCAGGCCGGCCCGCTCCTGCGGGTCGGCGGCGCGCGCGGCCAGGTAGTCCGTCAGCAGCGCCTCGTTGCAGGTCGAGGCGATCTCCGCCAGGAACGGCACGTAGCGGGAGCTGTGGTAGGGCTGGTTCTCCATCGCGAGCCAGCTGTGCAGGGCGTGGCCGTACTCGTGCGCGAGGGTCGACAGGTCGTCCAGGCCGTCCTGGTAGTTCATCTTCACGTACGGGTGGCGCCCGTAGACGTTGGCCGAGAAGGCCCCGCTCTCCTTGTCGTCGCTGGGGTAGAGGTCGATCCAGCCGTTGCGGGGATCCATCCCCTCCATCAGCATCGCCACGTACTGCGGGCCCAGCGGCGCCAGGGCGGCCGGCAGGATCGCCAGGGCGTCGTTGAAGGGGACCTCCTTCTGCGCGGCCGCGGCCATCGGCACGTACAGGTCGTGCAGGCGCAGGTCCTCGAGGCCGAGCGCCTTGCGGCGTAGCTCCATGTAGCGGTGCAACGGCGCGAGGTTGGCGTTCACCGCCGCGATCAGGTTGTCGTGGACGGCGACCGGCAGGCCGTCCTTGTCCAGGTACGCCTCGAGCGCGGTGTCGTAGCCGCGGGCGCGCGCGTACATGACGTCCAGCTCGCACTGCCCGCCCAGCGTGGCGGCGAAGACGTGCTGGAACTGCCGCAGCGTGGCCAGGAACGCCCCGACGGCCTCGGCGCGCACCGCGCGGTCGGGCGAGAGCCGGAAGCGGGAATAGTTCGACAGCGTCAGCTGCACCTCCTTGCCCTCGGCGTCGTGGACGACGGGCCAGGCGATGTCCGACAGCAACGCCTGGAAGGACTCCTCCACGCTGCTGGTGATCTCGTTGAGGTCGATCTCGGCCCACAGGTTGTCGCCCGCGAGCTGCAGGACGCACTCGGCCTGCGGGTCCAGCACCCGGTCGCGCCGCCGCCCCAGGTTGTCCAGGTAGCTGCGGTACGCGGCCGGCCCGTCCTTGGCGGCGTAGGCCTTCTGCAGGGCCGCCGCGTCCAGAGCCAGGGCCTCGGCCCGGATGAAACCGGAGGCCGCGGTCAGTTCGTCCAGCAGGGCCAGGCCGCGCTGCGAGCGGGCCTGGGCCGTCTCGTCGGTCAGCGCCGTGTCCAGCGCCAGGTTGGCGTACTGCTGCACGTGGCTGACGCGGTCGTGGAGCGAGAAGTAAAGGGCCAGACAGTCGCGCAGGGCCTTCGGGTCGGACAGGCGTCCCTGGAAGACCGCCAGGCCGCCGATCTCCTGCTGGAGCCCGGCGCGCGCCGTCTCCCAGGCCGCCGCCGTCGGGAACAGCGGCGTCAGGTCCCATTTGTACACGTCCGGCACCTGCGCGCGCGTCGCGTTGGTGTCCTGGGCGTAGACCGGCAGATCGGCGGCCGGCGCCGCCGAGGCGAGCAGGCCGCAAGCGAGCAGCACGGCCGCGAAACGAACACGGGTCATCGACAGCATGAGCGCCTCCTGGAGCGGACACCGACGGAAATCGCCGATTGCGTCCTGAACGGGACAACCTATCATAGCCCCTGACCGCGGGCCTGTCCCGCTCAGTTCGCGCCCGCGGACCGGAAGTTGCAGCCATTCCCACAAGGACCGCCATCCGCTCATGAAATTCCGTTCGAAGCTGCCCACCGACCTCGGCGCGACGTACATGCGCACGCTACTGATCGTGCTGCTGAACCTGCCCCTGGTCTGGGGGTGCCTGCTGTGGGACCTGCGCGGCGTCGACGTCACGGCGCTGACGGCGGCCTACGGGGCCGCGGTGCTGGCGGGGTGGTACGTGCTGCCGCTGCTGGTCGTGCTCGGCGCGGTGTTCCTGCTGCTGCTGCCGGTGCGGCGGGCCGCGGCGGCGGCGACCGCGCTCGTCATGGCGGTCTACGTCTACTACCTGCTGCTGGACGCCGCGGCCTACGGCGTCATCCGCATCCACATCGACTTCTTCTGGCTGGAGTACCTGGTCCGGGACTTCGCGGGGCTCGGGCTGCCCGCCTCGTCGGTGGCCACCGCGGGCGTCGCGCTGGTCCTCGTGCTGCTGGCGGAGTTCGGCATCCTGCGGCTGTCGGGCCGCCTGCGGCTGCCGCGCCGGCTGGCGCCCCTGATCTGGGCCGCGGCGGTGCTGGCGATGACCGCCAGCCAGGTCCTTCACATCGTGGCCTACCAGAAGAACGACAGCCGCGTCACCGTGCTGACGCCGCACCTGCCCTTCTACGTGCCGTTCACCTCGCACCGCAACGCCGACCGGTACGGCGACCTGCTCCCCTTCGCGATGGACGAGGACGCCGCGGTGCTGGAGGAGTCGACCGCGTCGCTCACCTACCCCCTGGCCCCGCTGACCTTCGACCCGGCCGCGGCGCCGAGCCCGCCGAACCTCGTGGTGATCCTGCTGGAGAGCTGGCGCTTCGACGCGATGGACGCGGAGGTGACGCCGAACATCCACCGGCTGTCGCTGGAATCGTCGTCCTTCACGGACAACCTCAGCACCGGCAACCAGACCACCGCCGGCATCTTCGGCATCTTCTTCGGCCTGCACCCGACCTACTGGGCGGCGGTCAAGGCCAACAGCGCGCGCCTCGACAACCCCGTGCTGATCGACGCCCTGACCGAGCGCGGCTACGCCTGCGCCCTCTACGCCCGCTCCAAGTTCGGGCGCCACAAGATCCAGGACACGATGTTCCGCGGCCTCGAGCTGCACGAGGACTTCGCGGGCAAGAACGTCCCGGAGATGGACGTCGACCTGACCGAGGGCTTCCTCGGCTTCCTGCGGGAGCAGGCGGCCCGCGGCGGCCCCTTCTTCGGCCTCGCCTTCTACAAGTCCTCCCACTACGACTACTGCTACCCTCCCGAGTACGAG is a window of bacterium DNA encoding:
- a CDS encoding efflux RND transporter permease subunit, encoding ELIPQLSEGEFFFEATLPEGASLAATDRALQVMERAAAAEPGVAVQYATVGSRLVSGGLSVNTRAENLGQLNVVMKDRGDGAAEAAVADRMRAAFADLPDLEARFGRPSYFTLKTPVEVLVFGDDLEDLRAYSLEIAADLAGVPGLVDVRSSLEAGNPELQVVFDRERLAALGLDMGVLSETLKNRVLGVVPTRFKEEDRQIDIRLRNRESDRHTVEDVRNLALPGPDGTTLRLTSVADVSEDRGPAEIHRLQQQRAAVVSANVEGRSLGAAVVDVRAALAGLPPPPGLTVELGGQNREMQVSFNSLRFAIMLAVFLVYLVMAATFESFLHPLLVLFTIPMALIGVVPALLLTGTPVTVIVLIGVVILVGIVVNNAIVLVDAVNRLRRAGLPKGEAIVRAAHLRLRPILMTTLTTVLGLLPMALAWGEGAELRAPLAITVASGLLLSTLLTLIVIPAAYLVVPSRIGDER
- a CDS encoding efflux RND transporter permease subunit; amino-acid sequence: MTLPEIAIKRPVSMLMLLASIVLLGVVALTRLPLAFMPDIQEPELFVQLPYENASPEQVERMVVRPVEDALGSVKGLQSLWSSCDGEGGRIRLGFDWGADLHLARTEVWERIDRIRGDLPEDLGDIQVSTSWDSRDSESPILEGRLSSPRDLSESYDLLERKIIRPLERVPGVAQVRLDGVNPREVRINLRLADLELHGMDVRDVSRRLRTGNFDQSLGRIVEGDARWTLRTVGTLSTVEQIRALPLRADGLRLSDVADVVYQEPPLEYGRHLDGDFAIGVSVSQESRANTVEVCDALAAAIERMGDDPELQDVNFLVWFSQGAEIRKTLGDLSFTGVFGAVLAAAVLFLFLRRVSSTVVAVLCIPFSLIVTCGIVWAQGKSLNTLTLLGLIVGVGMLVDNAVVVMENIFRHREEGADPVTASREGAREVANAVTAATLTSVIVFIPLIFNKPSEMNVYLKELAITVCLALLASLFISQTLIPLATAWYVRSAPRPRGRWMTGLERGYESLLRLNLRRRWLAPLIGLAVIASAVYPFTHLEMNFEASNTELYVQVNYDYSEELSLERKEALITQVEQGLEPHRAELMARSIYSFWTDNWSMTRVYLEEGKADAANIARVRNTLRGLLPEIPGVRLDVQEESQGWRHGGGRRVAFQLVGEDTEVLMQLAEEATQRVAAIPGLLDVGARQQEAQQELHIEPDRELIARYAVSPDQVADVVGLTYRGRRLPRFRTEDGEREMRLTLEEQKTESLSQLSNLPLVTAGGDRVPLAAVADFVQKPGRERIERDNRRTSVWVGARFEEGTSDRFTPLITAAMEGMTFPYGYSWTFGAWQERRQEQSQEFLTNLLLALLLVYAVMAGLFESARQALALMVSLPFAVAGAAWTLHLTGTDFDQPAAIGLLLLIGIVVNNGIVMLEHINQYRRRGMDRTEAMVRGGRERLRPILMTALTTLLGLLPMAIQKPSLGGVYYYSMALVIMGGLFVSTFLTSVLLPTTATLSEDMFSILGGLPRRLRHRRPPAAATADPVAED
- a CDS encoding PDZ domain-containing protein — its product is MRRPTLVLLCCALAAVAAPAVAAEARLLRMPDVSAELVAFVHAGDVWLADRDGGEARRLTTFDGFEAAPKFSPDGRQVAFSGKYDGNLDVYVVGVEGGEPRRLTWHPGDDVVRGWTPDGSRVVFASGRETVPRSQPKLMTIGLQGGLPEALPLPRATAGALSPDGKRLAYQLVEPWEAEWRNYRGGQAQPIRVVDLATLAVTKLPWDGSNDLAPVWLGGTIFFLSDRDLAMNVWAYDVATGALTQRTHFKEFDCKNLGGGAGRLVFENGGRLHALDAAGGEPRPVTVTLEGDFPAARPHWEDVAKLIVDMALSPAGKRVAFEARGEIFTVPAEKGDIRNLTNSPGAADRAPAWSPDGRLLSWFSDESGEYALVIADQFGGNRRTVPLPNPTFYYTPRWSPDSKHLAFGDADRVLWVVDAAGGAPTRIDNEGFASPERLIAPVWSPDSRWIAYSKRLTSQFNAVCVYSLDTGKSTRVTDGLADAVSPAWDASGKYLAFLASTDYGLNVGWLDMSSYNQPLNRSLYLAVLGKDEPSPLKPQSDDEEPKAEETDKKDEGKKDDEKKEEVVVRIDFAGLDQRIVALDVPPRNYERLVAGAAGKFFYAENVPNQPGLTLHAYDLEKRETTKLTEGILAYRVSADGQKLLQAKTGEKFLLTGADGKAEEGKGELDLSALRMKVDPAAEWRQIFREAWRFQRDFFYVENVHGLDLDWAYRAYAPWVEHVRHRADLTYVLDILGGETCIGHSFTGGGDEPEVETVPVGLLGCDFEVADGRYRLRRIYTGENWNPELRAPLSGPGIDARVGDYLLAVDGVELTAGMSPYSLFDRKADRQTILTLNDKPDPKGARKVTVVPVADEEPLRQRAWIEDNRRRVDELSGGKLAYVWIPDTGGEGYAAFLRGYFAQQDKRGAVIDERYNHGGSIADLMVDVMNRKLLGFFNNPVGDRQPFTAPNGAIWGPKVLVINEMSGSGGDMLPYMFRKLGIGPLVGTRTWGGLVGIWDVPGLIDGGFITAPRGGFYDTDGKWAVEGEGVAPDIEVEETPAAAREGRDLQLEAAVAAALDRLPGASVEILPQPADPVRSRRPR
- a CDS encoding M3 family oligoendopeptidase, with amino-acid sequence MLSMTRVRFAAVLLACGLLASAAPAADLPVYAQDTNATRAQVPDVYKWDLTPLFPTAAAWETARAGLQQEIGGLAVFQGRLSDPKALRDCLALYFSLHDRVSHVQQYANLALDTALTDETAQARSQRGLALLDELTAASGFIRAEALALDAAALQKAYAAKDGPAAYRSYLDNLGRRRDRVLDPQAECVLQLAGDNLWAEIDLNEITSSVEESFQALLSDIAWPVVHDAEGKEVQLTLSNYSRFRLSPDRAVRAEAVGAFLATLRQFQHVFAATLGGQCELDVMYARARGYDTALEAYLDKDGLPVAVHDNLIAAVNANLAPLHRYMELRRKALGLEDLRLHDLYVPMAAAAQKEVPFNDALAILPAALAPLGPQYVAMLMEGMDPRNGWIDLYPSDDKESGAFSANVYGRHPYVKMNYQDGLDDLSTLAHEYGHALHSWLAMENQPYHSSRYVPFLAEIASTCNEALLTDYLAARAADPQERAGLLVEELEGIRTTIYRQTLFSEFERKVHGFVEVGTPVTASLLDATYRDLVQRYYGPGYTLGEDDGLEWAYIPHLYYKYYVYSYATGLSCGIAIAENVKANGQPAVDGYLEMLKGGCSEPPLALLKKAGVDLTRPDAIEAALGKFDRGVTELAKLMGIEL
- a CDS encoding sulfatase-like hydrolase/transferase, whose product is MKFRSKLPTDLGATYMRTLLIVLLNLPLVWGCLLWDLRGVDVTALTAAYGAAVLAGWYVLPLLVVLGAVFLLLLPVRRAAAAATALVMAVYVYYLLLDAAAYGVIRIHIDFFWLEYLVRDFAGLGLPASSVATAGVALVLVLLAEFGILRLSGRLRLPRRLAPLIWAAAVLAMTASQVLHIVAYQKNDSRVTVLTPHLPFYVPFTSHRNADRYGDLLPFAMDEDAAVLEESTASLTYPLAPLTFDPAAAPSPPNLVVILLESWRFDAMDAEVTPNIHRLSLESSSFTDNLSTGNQTTAGIFGIFFGLHPTYWAAVKANSARLDNPVLIDALTERGYACALYARSKFGRHKIQDTMFRGLELHEDFAGKNVPEMDVDLTEGFLGFLREQAARGGPFFGLAFYKSSHYDYCYPPEYEIDRPAKDINMAFMNAGTDPTPYLNDYRNAVRYTDTMVGRVIDELRALDLLDKTIVVVTTDHGEAFNDDRANFWGHGTNYTKYEVQVPLIIRFPDRGPGVYTHRTSLVDIAPTLLTRYFGCTSDPRTYSNGRDLFDATAEPRAYVAASYVNHAFIFGEDVHEILPLSTRKYRFDDAKAPGGDPPSGLLRSVMEEINRFYK